In Streptomyces sp. NBC_00341, the DNA window CGACCTGGACGACGCGGGGCGCGTCGAACTGCCCGGCGAAACCCCGCTGTTCGGCTTCAGCGTGACCCCGGGACAACTCGACGAGCTGCTGCGCGCGCACCGGCGCGGAGAGCGGGCCCGCGTGGTCGTCGACGTCGACGACCGCCCGCGCCGGATGCCCGTGGTGGTCGCCCGTACCCCGTCGGGAGCGGCGGACGAGGGGGACGCGTGCCTGCTCGGCGCCCACCTGTGCCACCCGGCGCCCGGGGCCAACGACAACGCCTCGGGTGTCGCCGCCGCTCTGGCGGCCGGACGTGTCCTGGCGGGACGGCGACTGCGCCGACCCGTCCGCTTCGTGTGGGCACCGGAGTTCGTGGGACTCGCCGCCTACGTCCACCAGGCGGTCGTGGAGGGCGTGCGGCCACTGCCCGCCATGGCGGTCAACCTCGACATGGTGGGCGAGGACCAGCGCCGCTGCGGCGGCCCGCTGATCGTCGAGTACAGCCCTGAGTACCTTCCGCACTACGCCAACGCCCTGGTCGAGGCCTGCGTACGGGCCCTTCCGCCCGCCGCGCGCTCCTACAGCGGTGCCGTCGGCTGCGACACCTGGGCCTGGCGCACCACACCGTTCGTCGGCGCCTCCGACCACGCGATCCTCGCGGACCGGGCGATCGGCTGCCCGGCCGTCCAACTCGGCCACTGGCCCGACCGGTTCAATCACTCCGGCGCCGACACGCTCGACAAGGTCGACCCCGGAGAGCTGCGCAGATCCGCGGCGATCGCGGCGTCCGCGGCGGCCGTCGCGGCGACCGCCGACGGACCGGACGCGGACCGCATGGCCCGGCTCCTCACCCAGTGGACCGCCCGGCGGATGTCCGCCTGCCTCCCCTCCGCCGACGGACCGCCCCCCGGACCGCCGGGCGCCGACGGGCCACCGTCCGAAGAGCTTGCCGTCGCCCGGCTCACACGGCGGTGGCACTACGGCCGTGACGCCCTGAGCACCCTGCGCCCGCTCGGCGCGAGCCCGGGCGTCCTCGACCGGCAGGCGGACGTCCTCGTCGGGCTGCACCGCACCCTGTCGTCCGCCTGGGACGAGGCCCCCGCGGACCGTCGGCCGCACCACCACCAGCGGGGCCCGACCCTGCGCAGGCACTGGCCGGGTCCCTTCAACCTCCGGGCGCTGACGGGAGCCATGACGGACAAGGACCGCCGGTGGTTTCTGGGAGAGCTGACGGCGGACCGAGGCGGCTGCTACGCCGCCGCGATGGCGCTGGCGCAGAGCGTCGACGGCAGCGCCGACGCCGCGGCCGTCATCCGCGTCGCCGAACTGGACTCGGGAATCCGCCCGGCGACTGCCGACTTCGGGGAGCGGTTCTTGGCGGCGATGGCCGCGGCGGGCTGGATCGAGGAGACCGCCGCGGCGGGCGCCGCACCCGCCCCCGGGACGGACGACGTGACGCCCGGCCGGGCGGGAGCGGTGCACGAAGGAGGCAGGACATGAGTGCAGGGCGGATCCGCATCCAAGTCGCCGAGTCCCTGGGCGAGCTGGACATCGCCCAGTGGCAGCGGGTGGCCACCGCCGCGGGCGCGCCCGTCCACTACACCCCAGCGTACCTGCGGGCCTACCAGGACAGCCCGCTCAGCCCGTATGCCGCCGTCCGCTACCTGACGGCGGTCGAGGCCGGCCGGACCGTCGCGATCCTGCCGTGCTACCTCGACGAGCGGGGCGACCCGTACGGCTTCCTGCGGGAGGTCGGCATCGCCAAGGCGGACGGCCCGGCACTGCTCGGGCACAACTGGTACTGCTACGACACCCGTGTCCCCGTACTCGCCACGGACGCGGGCCACCGGGACCGGGTGCTCGCGGCGATGCTGGACGGCTTGGCGGAGGTGGGCGCCGGCGCCCAGGTCGCGGGTCTGGTCAGCGTCCCGGAGGGCGACCCGCTGCTCGACGTCGCCCGGGGCAAGGGCTGGCGGGTGGCCCCGATCGTCACGCGCTTCCAACTCCCGCTCCAAGGCGTGCAGTCGTACGACGACTACCTGGCGAGGCTCGGCCCGAGGACACGGCGTACGATCCGCCGGTACGCGCGCCGCGCGGCCGACGTCGGAGCCACGATGTCCGTCGAGTCGCCCCGGCCCGACTTCCTGCGCACTGTGTGCGACCTGACCCGCCGCACGGCCGCCAAGCACGGCAGCGCGGACATGTATCCCGAGAGCGCCTTCGTGGACTTCGTGATGGCCCTGGGCGACCACGCCCGTGTCGTGCGCGTCGACGTGCCCGGGCGGACACTGGCGGCCGCGGTGGTCCTCCTGGACGACCAGCGCCTGCACATGTGGGTGGGCGGGACGAGCGACGCCACCGTCCACAGCTTCAGCCCCAACTACCTCCTGTGGGCCACGGAAATCCGCGCCGCCATCGAGTCGGGCAAGGAGTGGGTGGAGGGCGGCCGAAGCAACCGGCCGATGAAGGAACGCCACGGGATGAGACCACTGCCGCTGTACGCCTGCGTGACCCCCGGGTGACGCAGGCGTACCCCGCACCCCTCCCTGACCCGCTAAATGACAGGTCAGGTGGGGTGCGGCGGCATCGTCGTGTCAGATGTCCCGGAAGAGACCACGCAGTCCCATGATCTGCGGTGATACGCGGTCGTAGGCCGTTGACCTGCGTGAATCATCTTTCAGATGTTTCCTGCGCGTGCACGTTGATGCGGCCGAAAGTCCCAGAGAAGTCCCAGGGGTTCCCTCAGTCACGACCGTTCTCTGGGCTACATGCGGCGTCGGCCCTCTGTGATGTGACCCGTTCAACCCGGCATGCGTACTAGTCGGAGACGGGGACAGCTCCGGGGTGTCTGAAGGGTCGTTTTCGAGCCCGCCTCCTCCAGTCGACTGATGGCTGTCGTTCTGGAGTTCAACGGGCGACCATGCCGGCCGACAGGTCGATGTCGGCGCCGCAGAGTCCCGGCATGTTGAGCATCGCGGTTACCGCAAGGGCTACCTCGTGCTCGGTCACCATCCGCTGCAGGGCGGCGCGTGAGACGAACTCCCTCTGTGCGGCCTCGGCCGTGGTGCCGGTACGGTCGGCCTCAAGGGCGAAGTTGCGCGCCATCCGTGGTCCGTCCACCGGCCCCGGCGACAGCGTGTTGACGGCGATGCCCAGGGGGCCTACCTCGTGGGCCAGGGTCGTGGTGAGGCCGATGACGGCGAGCTTCGAAGCGGTGTACGGAGTACGTCGGGCCAATGGCCTTTTTCCGCTCACCGAGGCGAGGTTGATGATGTCTCCGCTGCCGCGCTCGATCATCGGGGGCAGGAATGCCCGGCACATCAGGAAGACACCACGGACGTTCACCGCGAAGACCTCGTCCCATTCCTTCGCGGCGACGTCGGTCAGTGGCTCGACGGGGCCGGCGATGCCGGCATTGTTCACCAGGACGGAGATCTCCTCGTCTGCCAGTTCTCCGGCGAGGGCGGAGACCGACTCCTCGCACGAGGTGTCGACCGGTGCGACCCGCGCGTCCGCCCCGATCTCCCCTGCCACTGCGTCCAGTTTGGCGCGGTTGCGGCCGGTCAGGACGACCCGTGCTCCCTGGTCCGCGAGTTCCAGCGCGATCGCCCGGCCGAGACCGTTGCCCGCTCCGGTGACCAGGACGGTCCGGCCGGCGACGGCGCCGACCTGGCCGTCGAACCGGCCGGTCACAGGCTCGCCGGCGCCCACGGGAGCACCGCCCCGGCGTACTTGTGCGCTCGGACGTCTCCGGAGCGGGCGTGTCCTTCGAAGGACTCGACTCGGGCGGTGCGACCGCAGAGCTCGCCGAGCGCCGCGCTGGCAGCCGGGTCGGTGACCTCCTGGTAGGTGACGGTCTTGAGGTACTTGCCGACCCAGAGCCCGCCCGTGTAGTTGGCCGCCCCGCGGGTCGGCAGGGTGTGGTTGGTGCCGATCACCTTGTCGCCGTACGAGACGCAGGTGCCTTCGCCGAGGAACAGCGCGCCGTAGTTACTCATCTTCTCCAGGGCTTCGCGCGGGTGCTCGGTGAGGACCTGCACGTGCTCACTGGCGTACTCGTCGGCGAGCACGTAGGCGGCGTCGAGGTTCTCGACGACGGCGACCTCACCCTGGTCGCGCCACGCCGGTCCGGCGAAGTCTGCGGTCGGCATGTCGGGCAGGATCTCCTCGACCAGTTCGATGACGCGGCGCGCCAGCGGCTCGGACGTGGTGATCAGCACCGCGGGGGAGTCAGGTCCGTGTTCTGCCTGGCTGAGCAGGTCTACGGCAACGACAAACGGGTCTGCGTGTTCGTCGGCGATGATGAGGATTTCGGTGGGTCCTGCGAACAGGTCGATTCCCACAGCACCGAACAACTGCCTCTTGGCTTCGGCGACATAGGCGTTTCCCGGCCCGGCCAGCATGTCGACCCTGGCGATGGTCTCGGTGCCGACCGCCATGGCCGCGACCGCCTGTACGCCGCCGAGCAGGAAGATCTCGTCCGCGCCCGCGAGATGCATCGCCGCGACGGTCGCGGCAGGGATCTCGCCGCGGATCGGCGGGGTGCATGCGGCAACCCGTGCGACACCCGCCACCTTCGCGGTCACCACGGTCATGTGCGCCGAGGCGACGAGTGGGTAGCGTCCGCCCGGAATGTACGCGCCGGCCGAGCCGACCGGTACATTCCTCTGTCCGAGGAACACACCCGGTTCGGTCTCGACCTCGAAGTCCGCCAGCGAGTCCCTCTGGTGCTGGGCGAAGGCCCGGACGCGGGCCTGAACGGTCCGGATGTCGGCGAGCGCCTGCTCGGGGACGGTCGCGACGATCCTTTCGATCTGTTCCTGGTCCAGCAGGAAGTGCGCCGGCGACCAGTTGTCGAACTTCTCGGAGTACTCCCGGACCGCGGCGTCGCCACGCTCCTGGATGTCGGCGATGACGCCGATGACCGTCTCACGTACCGCCCGCAGTCGTTCGGTGTCCTGCGACGTGGGGGGAACCGACTTCAGATACTTCACCATCTGGAACTCCTTGTCCGGCTTCGGGGGAGGGCAGCTACAGTTGGCTGTATACGTATACCTGTCAATCGCGGCCTGGCGATCCGCAGGCAGGGGGAGGGGCGTGGACGTGAAGAAGGTGAACAGCTTCGACGTGGCACGCCTGGCCGGGGTGTCGCAGCCGACGGTCTCGCGAGCCCTGCGGAACCTTCCCGGCACGTCCTCGCAGACCCGCGAGAAGGTGCTTCGAGCAGCCGCTGAACTCTCCTACATCCCCAGCGACTCGGGCAGGTCGCTGTCCACGCAGAGCACCCGGCGCATCGCGGTGGTGTCCGAGGACCTCACCAACCCCTACTATCCCGAGCTCGTCGAACCGCTGCGACGCCGCCTGGCCGACCACGGTCTGCGCACCGTGGTCGTCAGCGATTCCGTGCAACGGGCCGTGGGTCTCGACGTCCTTGCGGACGGCTCGTACGACGCGGTGGTCCTCACCACGTGCGAACGGCGGTCGTCACTGCCCAGGGATCTCACCGAGCGTGGCATACCCCACGTGCTGGTGAACCGGGTGCTGGACGTGGCGGAGTCGCACAGCTGCTCTGTCGACAACCGCGGCGGCACGGCTGCGGTCGCCGGCCTCGTGGCCGACATGGGCCACCGCAGGGTGGGGGCCGTCCTGGGGCCGGTGGCGACCTCGACCGGTCGTGAGCGAGCGGAGGCCCTGCGGGACGGGCTGCGGGCGCGCGGTGTCCACCTGCGCCGTGACATGGTGCGGCGTACGTCATTCGGTCACGATCCCGGCCGGGACGCCGCTCACGAACTGCTCAGCAGGGAGGATCGGCCCACCGCGATCGTGTGCGGCAACGACGTCATCGCCCTCGGTGTGCTGTCCGCGGCCCGGCAGCTGGGGATCGCCGTACCGGAACAGCTTACGGTCGTCGGTTTCGACGACATCCCGATGGCCGGCTGGGCCATAGCGGATCTGACCACCGTGCGCTGCGATCTCGAAGCCCTTGCGGCAGCGGCCGTCGATCTACTCCTCACGGAGCTGGCGAGCCCGGGGCTCCCACCGGTCGAGCAGCGGATTCCGGTGACGCTCGTACTGCGCGGAACTCACGGCCCGGCCCCTCTCGGGCCGTGACGGATCCACCGCTCAGCGAGGTGCAGCCGAGTCCTCGGTGCCTTGGAGGGTGGTGTTGTGCTCGTGGATCAGGCGCAGCGCCGCGTCGCGGTCCCGGCGGTCCAGGGCGTCGACCAGGTCGCGGTGCAGTTCGTGCCGGTGCGCGATGTACTCGCCCAGCGGTTGGTCGCTGGTAGGCAGCACGGACAGGGTGTGGCTCTCGATCAGGTCGAGCAGATGGCTGTAGAGCGAGCTGAGCAGAGGGTTCGGACTGATGGCGGCGATCGCGGCGTGCAGGCGCCAGTTGGCATGGACGAA includes these proteins:
- a CDS encoding SDR family NAD(P)-dependent oxidoreductase, with amino-acid sequence MGAGEPVTGRFDGQVGAVAGRTVLVTGAGNGLGRAIALELADQGARVVLTGRNRAKLDAVAGEIGADARVAPVDTSCEESVSALAGELADEEISVLVNNAGIAGPVEPLTDVAAKEWDEVFAVNVRGVFLMCRAFLPPMIERGSGDIINLASVSGKRPLARRTPYTASKLAVIGLTTTLAHEVGPLGIAVNTLSPGPVDGPRMARNFALEADRTGTTAEAAQREFVSRAALQRMVTEHEVALAVTAMLNMPGLCGADIDLSAGMVAR
- a CDS encoding DUF4910 domain-containing protein codes for the protein MSDSGLSAPNGPGVLSGPSGLSGLVGGVFQDIDADEAMGWVARLAEWDRYQGSAGIARAADFVAGEAERVGLTDVEVLNLPADGRTTWWTYTAPHSWTPRAAHLSLNGCPALVSYPAQSSSLAAGSAAVDGEAPLAVSGEPGWPPGALVLVPSAADLGPGLFGRMEAEKAAGFCVMTRPDLDDAGRVELPGETPLFGFSVTPGQLDELLRAHRRGERARVVVDVDDRPRRMPVVVARTPSGAADEGDACLLGAHLCHPAPGANDNASGVAAALAAGRVLAGRRLRRPVRFVWAPEFVGLAAYVHQAVVEGVRPLPAMAVNLDMVGEDQRRCGGPLIVEYSPEYLPHYANALVEACVRALPPAARSYSGAVGCDTWAWRTTPFVGASDHAILADRAIGCPAVQLGHWPDRFNHSGADTLDKVDPGELRRSAAIAASAAAVAATADGPDADRMARLLTQWTARRMSACLPSADGPPPGPPGADGPPSEELAVARLTRRWHYGRDALSTLRPLGASPGVLDRQADVLVGLHRTLSSAWDEAPADRRPHHHQRGPTLRRHWPGPFNLRALTGAMTDKDRRWFLGELTADRGGCYAAAMALAQSVDGSADAAAVIRVAELDSGIRPATADFGERFLAAMAAAGWIEETAAAGAAPAPGTDDVTPGRAGAVHEGGRT
- a CDS encoding LacI family DNA-binding transcriptional regulator, with the protein product MDVKKVNSFDVARLAGVSQPTVSRALRNLPGTSSQTREKVLRAAAELSYIPSDSGRSLSTQSTRRIAVVSEDLTNPYYPELVEPLRRRLADHGLRTVVVSDSVQRAVGLDVLADGSYDAVVLTTCERRSSLPRDLTERGIPHVLVNRVLDVAESHSCSVDNRGGTAAVAGLVADMGHRRVGAVLGPVATSTGRERAEALRDGLRARGVHLRRDMVRRTSFGHDPGRDAAHELLSREDRPTAIVCGNDVIALGVLSAARQLGIAVPEQLTVVGFDDIPMAGWAIADLTTVRCDLEALAAAAVDLLLTELASPGLPPVEQRIPVTLVLRGTHGPAPLGP
- the hisD gene encoding histidinol dehydrogenase, with the protein product MVKYLKSVPPTSQDTERLRAVRETVIGVIADIQERGDAAVREYSEKFDNWSPAHFLLDQEQIERIVATVPEQALADIRTVQARVRAFAQHQRDSLADFEVETEPGVFLGQRNVPVGSAGAYIPGGRYPLVASAHMTVVTAKVAGVARVAACTPPIRGEIPAATVAAMHLAGADEIFLLGGVQAVAAMAVGTETIARVDMLAGPGNAYVAEAKRQLFGAVGIDLFAGPTEILIIADEHADPFVVAVDLLSQAEHGPDSPAVLITTSEPLARRVIELVEEILPDMPTADFAGPAWRDQGEVAVVENLDAAYVLADEYASEHVQVLTEHPREALEKMSNYGALFLGEGTCVSYGDKVIGTNHTLPTRGAANYTGGLWVGKYLKTVTYQEVTDPAASAALGELCGRTARVESFEGHARSGDVRAHKYAGAVLPWAPASL
- a CDS encoding GNAT family N-acetyltransferase, producing the protein MSAGRIRIQVAESLGELDIAQWQRVATAAGAPVHYTPAYLRAYQDSPLSPYAAVRYLTAVEAGRTVAILPCYLDERGDPYGFLREVGIAKADGPALLGHNWYCYDTRVPVLATDAGHRDRVLAAMLDGLAEVGAGAQVAGLVSVPEGDPLLDVARGKGWRVAPIVTRFQLPLQGVQSYDDYLARLGPRTRRTIRRYARRAADVGATMSVESPRPDFLRTVCDLTRRTAAKHGSADMYPESAFVDFVMALGDHARVVRVDVPGRTLAAAVVLLDDQRLHMWVGGTSDATVHSFSPNYLLWATEIRAAIESGKEWVEGGRSNRPMKERHGMRPLPLYACVTPG